The proteins below are encoded in one region of Natronobacterium texcoconense:
- a CDS encoding TIGR00341 family protein, with protein sequence MRLVQLTVPTGKRETVLDALEDREIDYVVTDEEGRREYTAVIYFPLPSPAVEPVLDELQDAGIDEDAYTVVVDAETVVSRRFEALREEYENGDVDSDRISRQELQAEAESLTPTFSVYAIMTIISAVVATAGLLLDSPAVVVGSMVIAPLIGPALGLSVGSVIDDEDLFRKSLRYQILGIVLAIAAAAVFAWLVRVTNIVPPGLDISAVGEISERLAPDLLSLAIALGAGVAGIISIATGTAVALVGVMIAAALIPPAAAAGIAIAWGQPSAAIGSTALVLVNVLSVNLAGLLTLWYVGYRPENLFSLGETEQRVRRRVVGLAAIVFIFALFLGGITYASYVTATFEENAREEVELVLSEEEFEQYQLLEFEVVMDDDYPFVSPERVIVTIGGPPGESPPELAETLRDRINQHTDDPVEVEVRYVNVM encoded by the coding sequence GTGCGTCTCGTACAGTTGACGGTTCCGACGGGGAAGCGGGAGACGGTCCTCGATGCGCTCGAGGATCGCGAGATCGACTACGTCGTGACTGACGAGGAGGGGAGACGGGAGTACACGGCCGTCATCTACTTTCCGTTGCCGTCGCCGGCCGTCGAACCCGTCCTCGACGAACTGCAGGACGCGGGGATCGACGAGGACGCCTATACGGTCGTCGTCGATGCGGAGACTGTCGTTTCCCGCCGGTTCGAGGCGCTTCGCGAGGAATACGAGAACGGCGACGTCGACTCCGATCGCATCTCGCGCCAGGAACTTCAGGCCGAGGCGGAGTCGCTGACGCCGACGTTCAGCGTCTACGCGATCATGACGATCATCAGCGCCGTCGTCGCGACCGCGGGACTCCTGCTCGACTCGCCGGCGGTCGTCGTCGGCTCGATGGTGATCGCGCCGCTGATCGGGCCGGCACTCGGGCTGAGCGTCGGCTCCGTGATCGACGACGAGGACCTGTTCCGAAAGAGTCTGCGCTACCAGATCCTCGGGATCGTCCTCGCGATCGCGGCGGCCGCCGTCTTCGCGTGGCTGGTCCGTGTGACCAACATCGTCCCGCCCGGACTCGACATCAGTGCGGTCGGCGAAATCTCCGAGCGACTTGCGCCGGACCTGCTCTCGCTTGCGATCGCGCTCGGAGCCGGCGTCGCGGGGATCATCAGCATTGCGACCGGTACGGCCGTCGCCCTCGTCGGCGTCATGATCGCCGCGGCGCTGATCCCGCCAGCGGCCGCCGCGGGGATCGCTATCGCGTGGGGGCAGCCCTCGGCCGCCATCGGTTCGACGGCGCTCGTATTGGTCAACGTCCTCTCGGTGAACCTCGCGGGCCTGCTCACGCTGTGGTACGTCGGCTACCGGCCCGAGAACCTCTTCTCGCTCGGCGAGACCGAACAGCGCGTCCGTCGTCGAGTCGTCGGACTCGCCGCGATCGTCTTCATCTTCGCGCTCTTCCTCGGCGGCATCACGTACGCCTCCTACGTCACCGCGACGTTCGAAGAGAACGCCCGCGAGGAGGTCGAACTCGTCCTCTCGGAGGAGGAGTTCGAACAGTACCAGCTACTCGAGTTCGAGGTCGTGATGGACGACGACTACCCCTTCGTGAGTCCGGAGCGGGTGATCGTCACGATCGGTGGCCCGCCCGGGGAATCGCCGCCGGAACTCGCGGAGACGTTACGCGACCGGATCAACCAGCACACCGACGACCCGGTCGAGGTCGAGGTCAGGTACGTCAACGTGATGTAA
- a CDS encoding helix-turn-helix transcriptional regulator: MDLRALHGTQLLVAAVFVASTVVLTVQLINPSPVVVTAGSDGTEVAELSGYFGYRDMAVATVAACLLGATGTYLVTADGTDSSESSTSTVESGLSRRNVAEPTAPDDDERSDELLETRREEWERTAEELVKNEREVYDTVLEADGVLGQSEIVERTDLSKATVSRTLDGLESKNLVERKRRGMGNVVLLL, from the coding sequence ATGGACCTGCGAGCCCTCCACGGAACGCAACTGCTCGTCGCAGCCGTCTTCGTCGCCTCGACGGTCGTCCTGACGGTACAGTTGATCAACCCCTCGCCCGTCGTCGTCACCGCCGGCAGCGACGGCACCGAGGTCGCCGAACTTTCGGGCTACTTCGGCTATCGCGACATGGCCGTCGCCACCGTCGCAGCGTGTCTGCTCGGCGCGACGGGAACGTATCTCGTGACCGCGGACGGCACCGACTCGAGCGAGTCATCGACTTCGACTGTCGAGTCGGGCCTGTCTCGGCGGAACGTGGCGGAACCGACCGCCCCGGACGATGACGAGCGCTCCGACGAGTTGCTCGAGACGCGCCGCGAGGAGTGGGAGCGAACCGCCGAGGAACTGGTGAAAAACGAACGCGAGGTCTACGATACTGTCCTCGAGGCCGACGGTGTGCTCGGCCAGAGCGAGATCGTCGAGCGGACCGATCTCTCGAAGGCGACCGTCAGCAGGACACTCGATGGACTCGAGAGCAAGAATCTCGTCGAGCGGAAACGACGGGGGATGGGAAACGTCGTCCTGTTGCTGTAG
- the engB gene encoding GTP-binding protein EngB has protein sequence MFDTRPDREAEVALVGRSNVGKSTLMRELTGHKFDTGGNPGVTRQPNHYDWTAEDFVITDLPGFGFMSGVDEDHREQIKTDIVHYLEEYADNVLVAILVVDGKSVIDIIDRHSGPDEVPYDVEMFHFLRDLEVPVVVAVNKMDKVDDKDERLNELCDRLGLYPPWKQWQETIAPITAKKGRIEPLNEAVREHLHEQQRDDLFKFF, from the coding sequence ATGTTCGATACGCGTCCCGACCGCGAAGCCGAGGTCGCACTCGTCGGTCGTTCGAACGTGGGCAAGTCCACGCTCATGCGCGAGTTGACCGGTCACAAATTCGACACCGGCGGGAACCCCGGCGTCACCCGCCAGCCCAACCACTACGACTGGACAGCGGAGGACTTCGTCATCACCGATCTGCCCGGCTTCGGGTTCATGAGCGGCGTCGACGAGGATCACCGCGAGCAGATCAAGACGGACATCGTCCACTACTTAGAGGAGTACGCCGATAACGTCCTCGTCGCGATTCTGGTCGTCGACGGCAAGAGCGTGATCGACATCATCGATCGTCACTCCGGTCCCGACGAGGTCCCCTACGACGTGGAGATGTTTCACTTCCTTCGGGATCTGGAGGTCCCGGTCGTCGTCGCGGTCAACAAGATGGACAAGGTCGACGACAAAGACGAACGCCTGAACGAGCTCTGTGACCGACTCGGTCTCTACCCGCCGTGGAAACAGTGGCAGGAGACGATCGCACCGATCACCGCGAAGAAGGGACGGATCGAACCGCTGAACGAGGCCGTCCGGGAGCATCTCCACGAACAGCAGCGAGACGACCTGTTCAAATTCTTCTGA
- a CDS encoding AEC family transporter, whose translation MEVVGRLVAMLALLLAGTALRRGGVLGAERTARLNALAYYVALPAVVFVSTYDQSADELLSRALLVGLIVVMLGTAGIAWVVHRNRSSRPRRSVAVVQSYHSNLGYLGLPLVAATFDSGIAAIASVIYGVLSLIQLPLTIGIFSLLGSTSTSIRGEVRRLLTDPVLGALAVGLVVGAVGLVPPSPAIVGLDAIGTLALPLALICVGSSLRLGSSSLDVGATGSVMALKVGCMPALAWIVFSTLAVDHAVFAASIVMLGTPTSVSTYLFAQEFGGDAAFASVNVFVTTLVSIVTLSLLVVLVG comes from the coding sequence ATGGAGGTCGTCGGACGACTGGTCGCGATGCTCGCGTTGCTACTCGCGGGCACTGCTCTCCGTCGGGGCGGCGTGCTCGGAGCCGAGCGAACTGCACGGCTGAACGCGCTCGCCTACTACGTCGCGTTGCCGGCAGTCGTGTTCGTCTCCACGTACGACCAGTCCGCCGACGAGTTGCTCTCGAGGGCGTTGCTCGTCGGCCTCATCGTCGTCATGCTGGGGACGGCCGGAATCGCCTGGGTCGTCCACCGGAATCGCTCGTCGCGACCCCGACGGAGCGTCGCGGTCGTCCAGTCCTATCACTCCAATCTCGGCTACCTCGGGCTGCCGCTGGTGGCGGCGACGTTCGATTCGGGGATCGCGGCGATCGCGAGCGTGATCTACGGCGTGCTCTCGCTGATCCAGTTGCCACTGACGATCGGAATCTTCAGTCTGCTCGGGAGTACGAGTACCTCGATCCGCGGGGAAGTTCGCCGACTCCTGACCGATCCCGTGCTCGGGGCGCTGGCAGTCGGACTCGTCGTCGGCGCGGTCGGACTCGTCCCGCCGTCGCCCGCTATCGTCGGGCTGGACGCCATCGGGACGCTCGCGTTGCCGCTGGCGCTGATCTGCGTCGGCTCCTCGTTGCGGCTCGGTTCGTCGTCGCTCGACGTCGGCGCTACCGGCTCCGTCATGGCGCTGAAAGTCGGTTGCATGCCCGCGCTGGCCTGGATCGTCTTCTCTACACTCGCGGTCGATCACGCTGTCTTCGCGGCGAGTATCGTCATGCTCGGCACGCCGACCTCGGTGTCGACGTACCTCTTCGCACAGGAGTTCGGCGGCGACGCCGCGTTCGCGTCGGTGAACGTCTTCGTCACGACGCTGGTCTCGATCGTGACGCTGTCGTTGCTCGTGGTGCTCGTCGGCTAG
- a CDS encoding NUDIX domain-containing protein, which translates to MNDSDEIDADHVVTAFLRRRGEVLLLCRSDAVGTYQGVWGGVSGFAEDDPDEQVQVEIREETGLAAEDVSLVRSGRPVEFTDEDVEREWVVHPYLFDCDAELEIELSDEHDEYAWFPPTTLFESVGEDLETVPKLWTAYERVAPTVRSIAADGEHGAAALSIRALEVLRDRAGLLVAEREEFGEDPEGERDELAELAGRLLEARPSMAVLRNRVNRAMAEADPSEGAPGVLETTLEGIDRALAADEEAAATAGEIVDGTVLTLSRSGTVAEALRQGDPSRVFVGESRPAREGIDVAEELADDLDCPVTVHTDAAMAHVLEREDVDRVLVGADTVRADGAVVNKTGTRTAALAASHEDVPVTVVAAIDKVSTREELNLESGDRTAVYDGDSALDVLNPTFDVTPADCIDEIATERGLLEAGAIGDVVEELRELESWRNGSTEAIDGNPSRE; encoded by the coding sequence ATGAACGATTCCGACGAGATCGACGCGGACCACGTCGTCACCGCCTTCCTCCGGCGGCGAGGCGAGGTCCTTCTACTGTGTCGCAGCGACGCCGTCGGCACCTACCAGGGTGTGTGGGGTGGCGTCTCCGGGTTCGCGGAGGACGATCCGGACGAGCAGGTGCAGGTCGAGATCCGCGAGGAGACCGGCCTCGCAGCGGAGGACGTCTCGCTCGTCCGCTCCGGCCGCCCTGTAGAGTTCACCGACGAGGACGTAGAGCGCGAGTGGGTCGTCCATCCCTACCTGTTCGACTGCGACGCCGAACTCGAGATCGAACTGAGCGACGAACACGACGAGTACGCCTGGTTCCCGCCGACGACGCTCTTCGAGTCGGTCGGCGAAGACCTCGAGACGGTACCGAAGCTCTGGACGGCGTACGAACGCGTCGCGCCCACGGTACGCTCTATCGCCGCGGACGGCGAGCACGGCGCGGCCGCGCTCTCGATCCGCGCGCTCGAGGTGCTGCGGGACCGGGCGGGACTGCTCGTTGCCGAACGAGAGGAGTTCGGCGAGGATCCGGAGGGCGAACGCGACGAACTCGCGGAACTCGCCGGTCGATTGCTCGAGGCCCGACCCTCGATGGCCGTCCTCCGCAACCGGGTGAACCGGGCGATGGCAGAAGCCGACCCCAGCGAGGGTGCGCCCGGCGTTCTCGAGACCACGCTCGAGGGGATCGACCGCGCGCTCGCGGCCGACGAGGAGGCCGCGGCGACCGCGGGCGAGATCGTCGACGGCACCGTCCTGACGCTCTCGCGGTCCGGAACCGTCGCCGAGGCGCTCCGGCAGGGCGATCCCTCCCGCGTCTTCGTCGGCGAATCCAGGCCAGCACGCGAGGGGATCGACGTGGCCGAGGAACTGGCCGACGATCTCGACTGTCCCGTCACCGTCCACACCGACGCGGCGATGGCTCACGTCCTCGAGCGCGAAGACGTCGACCGCGTGCTCGTCGGCGCGGACACCGTTCGGGCGGACGGCGCCGTCGTAAACAAGACCGGCACGCGCACCGCCGCGCTCGCAGCCAGCCACGAAGACGTCCCCGTCACCGTCGTCGCCGCCATCGACAAGGTCTCCACTCGCGAGGAACTCAACCTCGAGTCTGGCGATCGAACGGCAGTCTACGACGGTGACTCCGCCCTCGACGTCCTGAATCCGACGTTCGACGTGACGCCCGCCGACTGTATCGACGAGATTGCGACCGAACGCGGACTGCTCGAAGCCGGGGCGATCGGGGATGTGGTCGAGGAGTTGCGCGAACTCGAGTCGTGGCGGAACGGATCGACGGAAGCGATAGACGGAAACCCCTCGAGGGAGTAG
- a CDS encoding hydantoinase/oxoprolinase family protein, with product MNSNDTTDDTRIGVDVGGTFTDVALSVDDRLVTAKVPTTDDQSVGVLEGIDKACERADIDPGEIDDFAHAMTVSVNALLERGGARTALVTTEGFRDVLEIGRQDRPDLYDLEAEKPDPLVPRELRFEVDERTTDDGIESEVDPDEIRDLAESIEERDVEAVAICLLHAYADTENERVVAETLREELEVPVSASHEVLAEFREFERTSTTAVDAYVRPAIDSYVGRLVDESEDAGIPAPRIMQANGGIADPETVREHAVTTTMSGPAAGVVGAAATVSDDAVEGLVTFDMGGTSSDVSLVRDGQAERTTDAEIAGLPIRTPMVDVNTVGAGGGSIAWVDAGGALRVGPQSSGAEPGPACYGKGGTLPTVTDANVVLGYIGPETALGGEMTLDVEAAQDVLEDLADEAGLESALEAAQGVYRVANATMTRTIRSVTVERGHDPREFALVAFGGAGPMHAAALADALEVDRVVVPRPGGVLSAFGLLAADESYDAVRTVGVGLEEATPAALEDVYDDLVADVLADASDPDAAQVERAADCRYAGQSFELTVPVDEEFDAAAVAERFHNAHERAYGYAMDEAIEVVNLRATATISGTEPTVRHDGEGDALVGTREAYFPGTGPRETTVYDRDRLSPGVAISGPAILEQAESTTVVPPTWAGEIEHDGTLVMTREGGNQ from the coding sequence ATGAACTCGAACGACACGACCGACGACACCCGAATCGGCGTCGACGTCGGCGGCACCTTCACCGACGTCGCCCTCTCGGTCGACGACCGACTCGTCACCGCGAAGGTGCCGACCACCGACGACCAGAGCGTCGGCGTCCTCGAGGGGATCGACAAGGCCTGCGAGCGCGCCGATATCGATCCCGGCGAGATCGACGACTTCGCCCACGCGATGACGGTCTCGGTCAACGCCCTCTTAGAGCGCGGCGGCGCGAGAACTGCGCTCGTAACGACGGAGGGGTTCCGGGACGTCCTCGAGATCGGACGACAGGACCGCCCCGATCTGTACGACCTCGAGGCAGAGAAACCCGATCCGCTCGTCCCGCGCGAACTCCGGTTCGAGGTGGACGAGCGGACGACCGACGACGGAATCGAGTCCGAGGTCGATCCCGACGAGATCCGCGATCTGGCAGAATCGATCGAGGAACGCGACGTCGAGGCCGTCGCCATCTGTCTGCTGCACGCCTACGCGGACACCGAGAACGAACGCGTCGTCGCGGAGACGCTGCGCGAGGAACTCGAGGTTCCAGTTTCGGCGTCCCACGAGGTGCTCGCGGAGTTTCGCGAGTTCGAGCGCACGTCGACGACGGCCGTCGACGCCTACGTTCGGCCGGCGATCGACAGCTACGTCGGGCGACTCGTCGACGAGTCCGAGGACGCGGGGATTCCGGCTCCACGGATCATGCAGGCCAACGGCGGCATCGCCGACCCCGAGACGGTCCGCGAACACGCCGTTACGACGACGATGTCCGGCCCCGCGGCCGGCGTCGTCGGCGCGGCCGCGACCGTCTCCGACGACGCTGTTGAGGGGCTCGTTACCTTCGACATGGGCGGCACCTCGAGCGACGTGAGCCTCGTCCGCGACGGCCAGGCTGAACGAACCACCGACGCCGAAATCGCCGGCCTGCCGATCCGGACGCCGATGGTCGACGTCAACACCGTCGGTGCGGGCGGCGGCTCGATCGCCTGGGTCGACGCCGGCGGCGCGCTCCGGGTCGGCCCCCAGTCCTCGGGTGCCGAACCGGGCCCCGCCTGTTACGGCAAAGGCGGCACGTTACCTACCGTCACCGACGCCAACGTCGTGCTGGGCTACATCGGCCCCGAGACTGCGCTCGGCGGCGAGATGACCCTGGACGTCGAGGCGGCTCAGGACGTTCTCGAGGACCTGGCGGACGAGGCCGGCCTCGAGAGCGCGCTCGAGGCCGCCCAGGGCGTCTACCGGGTCGCGAACGCGACGATGACCCGGACGATCCGCTCGGTGACCGTCGAACGCGGCCACGACCCCCGCGAGTTCGCGCTGGTCGCGTTCGGCGGCGCGGGCCCGATGCACGCCGCGGCGCTGGCCGACGCGCTCGAGGTCGACCGCGTGGTCGTCCCACGGCCGGGCGGCGTCCTCTCGGCATTCGGACTGCTCGCTGCCGACGAGAGCTACGACGCCGTCCGTACCGTGGGCGTCGGACTCGAAGAGGCAACACCGGCAGCACTCGAGGACGTCTACGACGACCTCGTCGCGGACGTGCTCGCCGACGCGTCCGACCCCGACGCGGCGCAGGTCGAACGCGCCGCGGACTGTCGGTACGCCGGCCAGAGCTTCGAACTGACCGTCCCCGTCGACGAGGAGTTCGACGCGGCGGCGGTTGCCGAGCGATTCCACAACGCTCACGAACGGGCCTACGGCTACGCGATGGACGAGGCGATCGAGGTCGTCAACCTGCGCGCGACGGCGACGATCTCTGGTACCGAACCGACCGTCCGCCACGACGGCGAGGGCGACGCACTCGTCGGCACGCGCGAGGCGTACTTCCCCGGCACCGGGCCGCGGGAGACGACCGTCTACGACCGCGATCGGCTCTCGCCGGGCGTGGCGATTTCGGGGCCGGCGATCCTCGAGCAGGCCGAGAGTACAACTGTCGTCCCCCCGACGTGGGCGGGCGAGATCGAACACGATGGAACTCTCGTGATGACGCGAGAGGGGGGAAACCAATGA
- a CDS encoding Nramp family divalent metal transporter codes for MGVIDRLKAIGPGALVAAAFVGPGTVTTASVIGAEYAYLLVWTIAFSILATIVLQEMSARLGLITREGLGEALRNEFSNPIAKWGSVLLVVGAIGVGTAAFQTGNIVGGAAGLATITGISENIWGPLIGLVAGVLLWSGNYKLIERVFIGLVVIMGLAFVVNAIVVQPDVTAFSLGLVPTIPEGSAYLIVGLVGTTVVGYNLFLHASTVQERWDDADDLTECRIDTVGMIVVGGLITTAIVVTAAAVFPEGTSIEDVGAMADQLEPVLGGYALTFFAIGLFAAGFTSAMSAPLAGAYATAGALGWERDLTSTKFRAIWVTILGVGVVFSGLGYDPVEVIVLAQVFNGLLLPILAVFLIYAMNNDDLLGEYTNTTLQNVLGGIVTIVVVVIGLQTLLDNLDALIALLPV; via the coding sequence ATGGGTGTGATAGACAGACTGAAGGCAATCGGTCCGGGGGCACTCGTCGCCGCGGCGTTCGTCGGACCGGGAACCGTCACGACTGCAAGTGTAATCGGGGCAGAGTACGCGTACCTGCTCGTGTGGACGATCGCGTTCTCGATCCTGGCGACGATCGTTCTGCAAGAGATGAGTGCGCGACTCGGCCTGATCACGCGGGAGGGACTGGGCGAAGCGCTTCGAAACGAGTTCTCGAACCCGATCGCGAAGTGGGGATCTGTCCTGCTGGTCGTGGGAGCGATCGGCGTCGGCACGGCCGCGTTCCAGACCGGTAACATCGTCGGCGGGGCCGCGGGTCTCGCGACGATCACCGGCATCAGCGAGAACATCTGGGGGCCGCTGATCGGTCTCGTCGCCGGCGTGTTACTCTGGTCGGGCAACTACAAACTGATCGAACGGGTCTTCATCGGCCTCGTCGTGATTATGGGACTCGCGTTCGTCGTGAACGCGATCGTTGTCCAGCCAGACGTCACCGCGTTCTCGCTCGGTCTCGTCCCGACGATCCCCGAGGGATCGGCCTACCTCATCGTCGGCCTCGTCGGAACGACCGTCGTCGGCTACAACCTGTTCCTGCACGCCAGTACTGTCCAGGAGCGGTGGGACGACGCCGACGACCTCACGGAGTGTCGTATCGACACAGTCGGCATGATCGTCGTCGGCGGACTCATCACGACGGCGATCGTCGTCACGGCCGCGGCCGTCTTCCCCGAAGGGACGTCGATCGAGGACGTCGGCGCGATGGCCGACCAGCTAGAACCCGTACTGGGCGGCTACGCGCTGACGTTCTTCGCAATCGGGCTCTTCGCGGCCGGCTTCACGAGCGCGATGAGCGCACCACTCGCCGGTGCGTACGCGACCGCCGGCGCGCTCGGCTGGGAACGCGACCTCACCTCGACGAAGTTCCGCGCGATCTGGGTGACGATCCTCGGCGTCGGCGTCGTCTTTTCCGGCCTCGGCTACGATCCCGTGGAAGTCATCGTGCTCGCGCAGGTCTTCAACGGGCTCCTGTTGCCGATCCTCGCCGTGTTCCTCATCTACGCGATGAACAACGACGACCTGCTCGGCGAGTACACGAACACCACGCTCCAGAACGTGCTCGGCGGTATCGTCACGATCGTCGTCGTCGTAATCGGACTGCAGACGCTCCTCGACAATCTGGATGCGCTGATCGCCCTGTTGCCAGTGTAG
- the ddh gene encoding D-2-hydroxyacid dehydrogenase has protein sequence MSLDLERIGVHESVGNVFPPAELESYLSDLPATVETVDDDGARDCDAVVTFAYREAFLDCDWIHSIQAGVDRFPFDDLEAEDVVLTNSTGIHDRTVGETVAGYLLAFSRRLHAHVAAQKEGEWEKPAWDEAFTLPGKTACILGTGTLGSGVADVVGSLGVRTVGVRRSADPVPGFDEIYATDDLLEAVADADFVIVTLPLTDETHQLVDSEVFETMREDAYFVNVGRGPIVDEHALIDALESGAIEGAALDVFEEEPLPEESPLWEMDEVIVTPHCAAFTRDYFRDVGDLVEENVGRLEDEEEFYNRVV, from the coding sequence ATGTCACTCGATCTCGAGCGAATCGGCGTCCACGAATCGGTCGGCAACGTATTCCCGCCGGCGGAACTGGAATCGTACCTCTCGGATCTTCCAGCCACCGTCGAGACCGTCGACGACGACGGAGCCAGGGACTGTGACGCCGTCGTCACCTTCGCGTACCGCGAGGCGTTTCTCGACTGTGATTGGATTCACTCGATCCAGGCCGGCGTCGACCGATTCCCGTTCGACGACCTCGAGGCAGAGGATGTCGTCCTCACCAACAGCACCGGAATCCACGACCGGACCGTCGGCGAGACGGTCGCGGGCTACCTGCTCGCCTTTTCCCGTCGGCTCCACGCCCACGTCGCCGCCCAGAAGGAGGGTGAGTGGGAGAAACCCGCCTGGGACGAGGCCTTTACGCTGCCCGGCAAGACGGCCTGCATCCTCGGTACGGGCACGCTCGGGAGCGGCGTCGCCGACGTCGTCGGTTCGCTGGGTGTTCGAACCGTTGGCGTTCGCCGTTCGGCCGATCCCGTCCCCGGCTTCGACGAGATTTACGCGACCGACGACCTGCTCGAGGCGGTCGCCGATGCCGACTTCGTGATCGTCACGCTCCCGCTAACCGACGAGACGCACCAGCTCGTCGATAGTGAGGTGTTCGAGACCATGCGCGAGGACGCCTACTTCGTCAACGTCGGTCGGGGTCCGATCGTCGACGAGCATGCGTTGATCGACGCCCTCGAGTCGGGAGCGATCGAGGGCGCGGCGCTGGACGTCTTCGAGGAAGAGCCGCTGCCCGAGGAGTCGCCGCTGTGGGAGATGGACGAGGTCATCGTCACGCCCCACTGTGCGGCATTCACCCGGGACTACTTCCGGGACGTCGGCGACCTCGTCGAGGAGAACGTGGGGCGACTCGAGGACGAGGAGGAGTTCTACAACCGAGTCGTCTGA
- a CDS encoding ribbon-helix-helix protein, CopG family, producing MTRRVTVSLDDDSATALETLLAETGEGQSEVVRRALTFYAANLEAASGKPSENLEQYYKMLSSGEHVLLDIDFLHAFLEHCYAGGDPDPEFVAAADRVSDYHAREYAERFDEVGEILEWLSFCGFLEVRCEGDGVYHVVFPSEPIRWFMTRFIERSTVDLPAEIEIDQGVSKVIVTERTDD from the coding sequence ATGACCAGACGTGTCACGGTATCACTTGACGATGACTCGGCGACGGCACTCGAGACGCTACTCGCCGAGACGGGGGAGGGACAAAGCGAAGTCGTGCGGCGTGCACTGACCTTCTACGCGGCGAACCTCGAGGCGGCAAGCGGGAAACCGAGCGAGAACTTAGAACAGTACTACAAGATGCTTTCCTCGGGGGAGCACGTCTTACTGGATATCGACTTTCTGCACGCGTTTCTCGAGCACTGCTACGCAGGCGGCGATCCCGACCCCGAGTTCGTCGCGGCGGCCGATCGCGTTTCGGACTACCACGCACGCGAGTACGCCGAACGGTTCGACGAGGTCGGCGAGATACTCGAGTGGCTATCCTTCTGTGGTTTTCTCGAGGTGCGCTGCGAAGGCGACGGCGTCTATCACGTGGTCTTTCCTTCGGAACCGATCCGGTGGTTCATGACGCGCTTTATCGAACGGAGCACCGTCGACCTGCCGGCTGAAATCGAGATCGATCAGGGCGTCTCGAAAGTGATCGTTACCGAACGGACAGACGATTGA
- a CDS encoding metallophosphoesterase family protein: protein MKRVAIVSDTHVPSRASEIPDWIADEIRQADHTIHAGDFDSRRAYDRIEELADGNLTCARGNMDPATLEVPSAAVKRLEDVTFVVTHGTGSPEGWHRRVTETADGKTDSDVDPVVVAGHTHEVVDTTVDGTRVLNPGSATGASPANRESMFVATVDGTDLEVELQTR from the coding sequence ATGAAACGCGTCGCCATTGTCAGCGACACGCACGTCCCGTCCCGCGCGAGCGAGATTCCGGACTGGATCGCAGACGAGATTCGGCAAGCGGACCACACGATCCACGCGGGCGACTTCGACTCGAGACGAGCCTACGACCGCATCGAGGAACTCGCCGACGGAAACCTGACCTGTGCGCGAGGCAATATGGATCCCGCGACGCTCGAGGTGCCGTCCGCGGCAGTGAAACGGCTCGAGGACGTCACGTTCGTCGTCACCCACGGTACCGGATCGCCCGAGGGCTGGCACCGCCGGGTGACCGAGACGGCCGACGGGAAGACCGATTCCGACGTCGATCCGGTGGTCGTCGCGGGTCACACCCACGAAGTGGTCGACACGACCGTCGACGGAACGCGCGTGCTCAATCCCGGAAGTGCGACGGGTGCCAGTCCCGCGAATCGAGAGTCGATGTTCGTCGCGACGGTCGATGGGACCGACCTCGAGGTAGAACTGCAAACCCGGTAG